CTTCCTACAAGAGGATATGCCCAATGGTCTGCAAAAATAAGGGGTAACAATCCGACAACTGGAAGCAAAATGCATAAAGTCATCACTTTTCTTGGACCATAACGATCCAGCATAATCCCGATTGGCAAATGCATTAAGGAATAACCAAGATAATAAACACCAGAAAACTGCCCAAATACTGTGGCATCAATGTGAAATTGCGATGTAATATCATCCATCATGATATTGGGCATTACTCTTAGAACATATTGGTACGCATAAAATATGGATGCAACAATCCAAACAAACCAGGCAACAATTCGTGATGTAGACATAAAAATCCTCGAAAAAACAAGCAGCCAATTGATGCACAATGACTATAACCTGCGCATCAATATATTCTAATTCATTTCTTTTGAAATTTTATTGCAAATATAGGCGTTTAATGACTAAATTTGAATTTTAATTTCATCATATTATGATTTATTAGAATAAAATGCTAAAATAAAAAATATTTATGTAATTTTTAAAAAGTTATGGACCGTACAGATAAAAAAATTCTTGAAATCCTGCAAGCCAATTGCCAAATTAACAACCAAGAACTCGCTGACATGGTGGCTTTATCTCCTTCCCCTTGTCTTCGCCGAGTTAAGTTGTTAGAAGATCAGGGTTACATCAAAAAAAAGGTTGCCCTTCTTGAACCTGAAAAAATCGGTTTAAAATTATCCGTGATTGTTTTGGTTGGATTAAACAGTCATCAGCCTTCCGTGATGAGTCAGTTTGAAGAAGCGGTGCGTTTTCTTCCTGAAATAGTTCAGTGTTATTTAATCACCGGCCAATCTGCAGATTACGTATTGAAAGTGATTGTACCTGATCTCAATGCCTATCAATCTTTTTTATTAGATAAACTAACACGTATCAATGGGGTAACCAGCGTACAATCCAGTTTTATATTGAGAACAATTTGCGAGACAACGACGCTGCCATTAGATCATCTCGATTAGTGATACTTCCGGTGTATTTAATGAAACGAATAACTTTTCCTGGCTACATCCAGGATTGTCCTCTCTTAAAGCACCTCTTTTTCTATTCTCTCCATAATCACCTCAAATTAAAATTTCTGGAATTTGCTTTCTTCATATACCCAAGGTATACAATTTAAGGTAATACTTAAAGTGCCTCATTGAATAATATCGATAAATTGCGGAGCGCAGATGCTTTGGCTGAACCGCATATATGTCATTGAATAAAAGGGAAATAATAGATGACAAAAACAGTTGACTTTTTACTTATTGGCGCAGGACTTTCCTGCGCATTTAGTGCTGACACTTTGAGAAAAGAAGGTGCTAATGGCAAAATCACCATTCTATCGGAAGAAAGTTTTCTCCCCTACCTCCGTCCTCAACTCGCTAGAGGATTTTTGATTGGAGCACGAGAAAAAGAACAGCTGGTTTTATTCGATGAAGACTATTATAAAAAAAATGATATTGAGGTTCTACTCAATACCAAAGCACTATCTGTTGATACAGAAAAAAAGAGAGTCAAAACCGATCATGCTGGAAACCTATACTTTAACCAATTGCTTATTGCCACAGGTTGCAGCCCCAGAAGGTTTTATCTACCAGGAAGTCAATTAGATAAGATCTACTACCTTAAAACAATTCTCGACGCCCAACCAATCATTCATGAAATAAAAAATGCAAAAAAAGTAGTCATTTTGGGAGGAAGCTATATTAGCGTTGAGATCGCTTCTTTATTGGTGAAAAAAAAGATAAAGGTCACAATTGTTACCGAAGAATTTCATTTATTCAATGTCAGTTCTTCTGCTGAGGTTGCTGCTTTTATAACTCAAAATGGCGTTGAAGTACTCCTCAATGAAACAGTAAAAAAATTTAACGGTAAAAATCAGGTTCACTCAGTCGAGACCAGCACAGGAAAAATTTTATCATGTGACTTTGTACTCATTAGCGATAAATATTTTCCGGATACTGATTTTCTCCAAGGCAGTGGCATTGAAGTCAATGACGGCATCATTGTAGATCAATACCTACAAACGAATAAAAAAGATATCTACGCCTCGGGTGATGTTGCTAATTTCTTTGATCCCGTATTTAGAAGATGTCATCGAAATGGAGGAGTGGATAATGCGATTAAACAAGGAAAAATTGCCGCTTATAACATGATGGGAATGAGAAAAAGCTACCACAGTGCATCCTATTTCAATCTCCATGCCTTTGATACATATATTGTCATTATTGGTGATACAACGGATGCTACAGAGCAAATTATCAGAGGATCGATTAAGGAAAAAAATTGCTCAATATTGTATTTAAAAGATGGATTGTTGCAAGGTGCCTTTTTTTCTGGGCGCCCTATAGAAGAAATTAAAGCTGCAGAATCACTCATTATCAATCGAGTCAATATAAAGACCCATAAAAAAAAGCTTTTTGATATAAACTTCCCCCTGGAGAAAATTGCACTCCAAACAATTCTTACCCTACAGGGAGGCGGTGCTTTAGGGGCTTTTGAATGTGGCGTGGTCAAGGCGATGGAAGAGCATGGAGTTTATCCAGATATTGTTTCCGGAATTTCTATAGGTGCATTTAACTCCGCAATTATTGCTGGAAATCCAAAACATGCTACTGAGGCTTTAGAAAGTTTTTGGAATGATCTTGCTTTAGATACATTGCAGGTTTCCGATGAACAAACTCGGCGTATTCTCTCTTCTTGGCAGGCTATGATTTGGGGCTCCCCCAACTTCTTTCATCCCAAATGGACAATGCCAATATTTAGTGCAGCTCAATCTCCAATACACTGGACAAGTTTTTACGATACTTTTTACGTTAAGGATCTTTTACGCAAATACATTAATTGTGATACGTTAAAGGACAGCCCCATTCGTCTGCTTGTCATGGCAGTTAATGTTGAAACATCTGAATTTGAAACGTTTGATAGTTATACTGATAACATCACTCTAGACCATATTCTTGCCAGTGGCAGTTTGCCTCCAGGCTTTCCATGGACAACCATTCATGATAAACATTACTGGGATGGGGGAATCATAAGCAATACCCCAATTGATTCAACACTTGATGTCTGCGGCCAATCAAACAAAAAAATTTATACCGTTGAGCTCTATTCAAGGCATCGAGCTCTTCCTAAAAATATGATTGAGGTTCTCTCAAGAAAAGATGAGATCTTATACTCAGAAAAGATAAGAAAAGACATACGAACTACAGATCTCATCAACAACTATAAAAAGCTAATTGAACAAATTTTGCGTTTATGTGAACCTAAAGTGGCTGAAGAAATCAGACAATTCCCTGCTTACATTCAAGCAATGGGTGATGCGGGCATCCAATCCATCACGCGAATTATCCGCGAAGTAGGAAAAAATGAACCCTATTCATGGGACTCTGATTTTTCAAGAGAGACTATAGAGCAGCATAAGAAAAATGGTTATAAAACGGCGAAGAAAATCCTGGAAAAAGAAGCATTGAAAAAGAAATCGGTCAAATAAATCAGATTGACCCTAATGGGACTAAGTGAAGGAAAAATAACTCCTCGCTACATCCCCAGGCTTGTCCGCGAGAGGTGGAAATGGACTAAATTGAGTCAAAAATTCATTACATAATGCCATACAGATATGGTGTAACCTACAATTTGACTAAAATTCATGTTATATCAGTTGTATTGTTTCTCAGTAAGCATTATTGAAAATAAGGTACGTCATTCTCTACGAAGGCGGGAATTACTTGGATGCAGTTTGGCAATTAGCGTATCATTCCAAACTATTTTTTTAACAAAGCTTTCTCAGTATGAAAAGGACCATCATGCTCTGGGCACTGATTTCTCTATTTTTCTTCTGGTTAGTTTTTCGAGAGCTCACGGGTAATTTACCCATATCCAAAGGATATCTTATCACCGTTCTGAGCTTGGCTTTGTTATTTGCATGGCCTCCATATCATCACTGGCACTTTGAACGTTTTTTAACAGCTATAGCTGGCCAACTTGCTGAGAATCACCCGGCAAAAGTACATTGCAATACTTTATTTGACACACTGTTTGATGAAGAACCCAGAGTTTATGGTCATGCTGATCCTAAAACTGGATATATTGTCATCCAATATCCGAGATGCTCTCTATTAATGGATTATCTTAAGCATCCTGAACTTGCAAACATGCAAGAATTGATTAGTTTGGATATCCTGACCCATGAAAGCATGCATGCACGGGGTGAATACAATGAAGCGAAAACTGAATGTGAGGCAGTACAAAGAAACTATCGCACAGCAAAACTGCTTGGGGTTCCAGACAATATTGCGAAACAAAATGCTCTTGACTACTACAATGGCTTTTACATGAAGCGTCACGATGGTTATTTCTCAAAAGAATGTGCTCCAGGTAAAACCCTGGATGAACATTTAAATGATTCAACGTGGGATGAATAATTAGGTCTGCTTATGGCGAACGAAGATAACCTTCAGCAAGTAAACGGGGCAAAATCTGTTGCCCCAAAATTGACGCAAATTGATATCCGCTAGTCTTAAAATGAGCATCTAACCATACAAAATGATCAATCTCACTGCCAGCAACTGGAACGCTTTCAATACGCACAAAATAGGTGCGCATCACCAATAATGCATCTTCATATATAGCCTTTGCTTGGAACTCATCATAAGGAATAACGGATAGGACACCGACATTCAATTCTTCAAATAATTCCCTTCTTAATGCGTCTTCATCCGTTTCTCCACATTCAATCTTACCTCCAGGGACAATATACTCATTGGGTGGTTTCCCACGTTTATGTACTGCCAATACTCGATGCTGTGCATCAAAAATTAATGCACCTGCTTTAAAAATAGTTTTCACCAATTGATTCATTTTCCAATACCTTATCTGTTAAGTCAGTTAATTGGTTTAAAATGGCTATAGATGGATTACTAATACTCTTGGAAGTAGTAAAAACTGTATTACATTGTTCGCATC
This sequence is a window from Legionella cherrii. Protein-coding genes within it:
- a CDS encoding Lrp/AsnC family transcriptional regulator, giving the protein MDRTDKKILEILQANCQINNQELADMVALSPSPCLRRVKLLEDQGYIKKKVALLEPEKIGLKLSVIVLVGLNSHQPSVMSQFEEAVRFLPEIVQCYLITGQSADYVLKVIVPDLNAYQSFLLDKLTRINGVTSVQSSFILRTICETTTLPLDHLD
- a CDS encoding NUDIX hydrolase translates to MNQLVKTIFKAGALIFDAQHRVLAVHKRGKPPNEYIVPGGKIECGETDEDALRRELFEELNVGVLSVIPYDEFQAKAIYEDALLVMRTYFVRIESVPVAGSEIDHFVWLDAHFKTSGYQFASILGQQILPRLLAEGYLRSP
- a CDS encoding FAD-dependent oxidoreductase, whose product is MTKTVDFLLIGAGLSCAFSADTLRKEGANGKITILSEESFLPYLRPQLARGFLIGAREKEQLVLFDEDYYKKNDIEVLLNTKALSVDTEKKRVKTDHAGNLYFNQLLIATGCSPRRFYLPGSQLDKIYYLKTILDAQPIIHEIKNAKKVVILGGSYISVEIASLLVKKKIKVTIVTEEFHLFNVSSSAEVAAFITQNGVEVLLNETVKKFNGKNQVHSVETSTGKILSCDFVLISDKYFPDTDFLQGSGIEVNDGIIVDQYLQTNKKDIYASGDVANFFDPVFRRCHRNGGVDNAIKQGKIAAYNMMGMRKSYHSASYFNLHAFDTYIVIIGDTTDATEQIIRGSIKEKNCSILYLKDGLLQGAFFSGRPIEEIKAAESLIINRVNIKTHKKKLFDINFPLEKIALQTILTLQGGGALGAFECGVVKAMEEHGVYPDIVSGISIGAFNSAIIAGNPKHATEALESFWNDLALDTLQVSDEQTRRILSSWQAMIWGSPNFFHPKWTMPIFSAAQSPIHWTSFYDTFYVKDLLRKYINCDTLKDSPIRLLVMAVNVETSEFETFDSYTDNITLDHILASGSLPPGFPWTTIHDKHYWDGGIISNTPIDSTLDVCGQSNKKIYTVELYSRHRALPKNMIEVLSRKDEILYSEKIRKDIRTTDLINNYKKLIEQILRLCEPKVAEEIRQFPAYIQAMGDAGIQSITRIIREVGKNEPYSWDSDFSRETIEQHKKNGYKTAKKILEKEALKKKSVK